The Streptomyces luteogriseus genome includes a window with the following:
- a CDS encoding LLM class flavin-dependent oxidoreductase, whose translation MDPVRLSVLDRSRTREGHTHPEALRDTVRLARELERLGYHRVWVSEHHGVPGVAGSAPTVLAAAVAGATRTIRVGTGGVMLPNHRPLVVAEQFGVLESLFPGRIDMGLGRSVGFTDGVRRALGRDKGDAEDFEAQLAELLGWFRGTSPTGVHARPAEGLTVPPFVLAMGEGAGIAARAGLPMVIGDLRNREKMRRGIDHYRDRFRPSVWAPEPYVVVSGTIAVAGTPEEARRLLIPEAWSMAYSRTHGTFPPLPPAERVEALTMTGKERDLYESGLTGHIAGTEEQVAHELETLLKETGAQEILVTTSTYDREALLDSYRRLAAITSG comes from the coding sequence ATGGATCCCGTGCGTCTGTCCGTCCTCGACCGCTCCCGCACCCGCGAGGGGCACACCCACCCCGAGGCGCTGCGCGACACCGTGCGGCTGGCCCGGGAGCTGGAGCGGCTCGGCTACCACCGGGTCTGGGTCTCCGAGCACCACGGCGTGCCCGGGGTCGCCGGTTCCGCGCCGACCGTGCTGGCAGCCGCCGTCGCGGGCGCGACCCGGACGATCCGGGTCGGGACCGGCGGGGTGATGCTGCCCAACCACCGGCCGCTGGTCGTGGCCGAGCAGTTCGGCGTCCTGGAGTCGCTGTTCCCCGGGCGGATCGACATGGGTCTGGGGCGGTCCGTCGGCTTCACGGACGGGGTGCGCCGGGCCCTGGGCCGCGACAAGGGCGACGCCGAGGACTTCGAGGCCCAGCTCGCGGAGCTGCTCGGCTGGTTCCGGGGCACCTCCCCCACCGGCGTGCACGCCCGCCCCGCCGAGGGCCTGACCGTGCCGCCGTTCGTCCTGGCCATGGGCGAGGGCGCCGGCATCGCCGCCCGCGCGGGCCTGCCCATGGTGATCGGCGACCTCAGGAACCGCGAGAAGATGCGGCGCGGCATCGACCACTACCGCGACCGGTTCCGCCCCTCCGTCTGGGCCCCGGAGCCCTACGTCGTCGTCTCGGGCACCATCGCCGTGGCCGGCACCCCCGAGGAGGCCCGGCGGCTGCTGATCCCCGAGGCCTGGTCCATGGCGTACTCCCGCACCCACGGCACCTTCCCGCCGCTGCCGCCCGCCGAGCGCGTGGAGGCACTCACCATGACCGGCAAGGAGCGCGACCTCTACGAGTCCGGCCTGACCGGCCACATCGCGGGCACCGAGGAGCAGGTCGCGCACGAGCTGGAGACCCTGCTGAAGGAGACGGGTGCCCAGGAAATCCTCGTCACGACCAGCACGTACGACCGCGAGGCCCTGCTGGACTCCTACCGGCGGCTGGCCGCGATCACCTCCGGTTAG
- a CDS encoding ATP-binding cassette domain-containing protein encodes MRDRDPHDPYVRVRGAREHNLRGVDVDIPRDVLAVFTGVSGSGKSSLAFGTIYAEAQRRYFESVAPYARRLIHQVGAPKVGEITGLPPAVSLQQRRAAPTSRSSVGTVTNLSNSLRMLFSRAGTYPPGAERLDSDAFSPNTAVGACPECHGLGQVHRTSEELMVPDPSLSIREGAIAAWPGAWQGKNLRDILDALGHDVDRPWRELPAGEREWILFTDEQPVVTVHPVRDADRIQRPYQGTYMSAHRYVMKTFSDSKSPALRAKAERFLTSAPCPACGGSRLRPEALAVTFGGRTIAELAALPLVELAAGLDGTSEAARVLTDDLRSRIAPVLELGLGYLSLDRPTPTLSAGELQRLRLATQLRSGLFGVVYVLDEPSAGLHPADTEALLTVLERLKASGNSVFVVEHHLDVMRGADWLVDVGPDAGEHGGRVLHSGPVADLAGVGESATARYLFDRSPTPARTVREATGWLTTGPISRHNLRGVTAEFPLGVFTAVTGVSGSGKSTLIGEITEDSAGVGRLVSVDQRPIGRTPRSNLATYTGLFDVVRKVFAATDGARARGFGVGRFSFNVAGGRCETCQGEGFVSVELLFLPSTYAPCPDCGGARYNPGTLEVTYRGRNIAQVLDLTVESAAEFFADTPAVARSLSALLDVGLGYLRLGQPATELSGGEAQRIKLASELQRGRRGHTLYLLDEPTTGLHPADVDVLLRQLHGLVDAGHTVIVVEHDMSVVARADWVIDLGPGGGDAGGRIVAAGPPADVARSAESRTAPYLARTLTGSR; translated from the coding sequence ATGCGCGACCGCGACCCCCATGACCCGTACGTCCGTGTCCGCGGAGCCCGTGAGCACAACCTCAGGGGCGTCGACGTCGACATCCCCCGGGACGTGCTGGCCGTGTTCACCGGCGTGTCCGGCTCGGGGAAGTCGTCGCTGGCGTTCGGCACGATCTACGCAGAGGCGCAGCGGCGCTACTTCGAGTCGGTCGCGCCGTACGCGCGCCGGCTGATCCACCAGGTCGGCGCGCCGAAGGTCGGGGAGATCACCGGCCTGCCCCCGGCCGTCTCGCTCCAGCAGCGCCGGGCGGCGCCCACCTCCCGCTCCTCCGTCGGCACCGTCACCAACCTTTCGAACTCCCTGCGGATGCTGTTCTCCCGGGCCGGCACCTACCCGCCCGGCGCCGAGCGGCTCGACTCCGACGCCTTCTCGCCCAACACGGCGGTCGGGGCGTGTCCGGAGTGCCACGGGCTCGGGCAGGTGCACCGGACGAGCGAAGAGCTCATGGTCCCCGACCCCTCGCTGTCGATCCGCGAAGGGGCGATCGCGGCGTGGCCGGGAGCCTGGCAGGGCAAGAACCTGCGGGACATCCTCGACGCGCTCGGCCACGACGTGGACCGGCCGTGGCGGGAACTGCCCGCCGGCGAGCGGGAGTGGATCCTGTTCACGGACGAGCAGCCGGTGGTCACGGTGCATCCCGTGCGGGACGCCGACCGCATCCAACGGCCGTACCAGGGCACGTACATGAGCGCCCACCGGTATGTCATGAAGACGTTCTCGGACTCCAAGAGCCCGGCCCTGCGGGCGAAGGCCGAGCGGTTCCTCACCAGTGCGCCCTGCCCGGCGTGCGGCGGCAGCCGGTTGCGCCCCGAGGCCCTGGCGGTGACGTTCGGCGGCCGGACCATCGCCGAGCTGGCGGCACTGCCGCTGGTGGAGCTGGCCGCCGGTCTCGACGGGACCTCGGAGGCCGCCCGGGTCCTCACCGACGACCTGCGCTCCCGTATCGCGCCGGTCCTGGAACTGGGGCTCGGCTACCTCAGTCTCGACCGGCCCACCCCCACCCTCTCCGCCGGCGAACTGCAGCGCCTGCGCCTGGCCACCCAGCTGCGCTCCGGCCTGTTCGGGGTCGTCTACGTCCTCGACGAGCCGTCCGCCGGACTGCACCCGGCGGACACCGAGGCGCTGCTCACGGTGCTGGAGCGGCTGAAGGCGTCCGGGAACTCGGTGTTCGTGGTGGAGCACCACCTCGACGTCATGCGGGGCGCCGACTGGCTGGTCGACGTGGGTCCGGACGCGGGCGAGCACGGCGGGCGGGTGCTGCACAGCGGCCCGGTGGCCGACCTGGCCGGTGTCGGGGAGTCGGCCACGGCCCGCTACCTGTTCGACCGCTCCCCCACCCCGGCCCGGACCGTGCGCGAGGCGACCGGGTGGCTCACCACCGGCCCGATCTCGCGGCACAACCTGCGCGGGGTGACCGCGGAGTTCCCGCTCGGCGTGTTCACCGCGGTGACCGGCGTGTCCGGGTCCGGCAAGTCCACGCTCATCGGCGAGATCACGGAGGACTCGGCGGGGGTGGGCCGGCTGGTCTCGGTCGACCAGAGGCCGATCGGCCGCACCCCGCGCTCGAACCTCGCCACCTACACGGGCCTCTTCGACGTCGTGCGCAAGGTGTTCGCGGCCACCGACGGGGCCCGCGCACGCGGTTTCGGCGTCGGGCGGTTCTCCTTCAACGTGGCGGGCGGGCGCTGCGAGACCTGCCAGGGCGAGGGGTTCGTCAGCGTGGAACTGCTGTTCCTGCCGAGCACTTACGCACCCTGCCCGGACTGCGGCGGCGCCCGCTACAACCCCGGGACGCTGGAGGTGACGTACCGGGGGCGGAACATCGCGCAGGTGCTGGATCTGACGGTGGAGAGCGCGGCGGAGTTCTTCGCGGACACCCCGGCCGTGGCCCGCAGCCTCTCCGCCCTGCTCGACGTGGGTCTGGGCTATCTGCGCCTCGGCCAGCCCGCGACGGAGCTCTCCGGCGGCGAGGCCCAGCGCATCAAGCTGGCGAGTGAACTGCAGCGCGGCCGGCGCGGCCACACGCTCTACCTCCTCGACGAGCCCACGACCGGTCTCCACCCGGCCGACGTGGACGTGCTGTTGCGCCAGTTGCACGGCCTCGTCGACGCCGGGCACACCGTGATCGTCGTCGAGCACGACATGTCCGTCGTCGCCCGCGCGGACTGGGTGATCGACCTGGGCCCGGGCGGCGGCGACGCGGGCGGACGCATCGTGGCGGCGGGGCCGCCGGCGGACGTCGCGCGCTCGGCGGAGAGCCGGACGGCGCCGTATCTGGCGCGCACCCTCACCGGCTCCCGCTGA
- a CDS encoding nucleotidyltransferase domain-containing protein, which translates to MDRRAGKPGDRVPAAQDNGPVSRSERRPTVTVPNVLLSGIVGSTAYGLARPGSDIDRLGLFAAPTEELHGLRRPKESHVSTAPDRTLHEAAKWCRLALGGNPTAMELVWLPDDLYEVRTPLGDELIGIRSAFLCAKRVRDAYLGYATQQFRRLEARGDGSFSADTRKRTAKHARHLKRLCGQGLELYTTGRLAIRVEDPDEYHAFGERVAADPSLALPLLRYYEDAFDEGPTVLPDEPDEAPVEAWLRRVRAHFLAEAQNSAVGA; encoded by the coding sequence GTGGACCGCCGCGCGGGAAAACCGGGTGACCGCGTCCCGGCAGCTCAGGACAATGGCCCGGTATCCAGAAGCGAAAGGCGGCCGACCGTGACCGTCCCCAACGTCCTGCTCTCCGGCATCGTCGGATCGACCGCCTACGGTCTCGCCCGCCCGGGCTCGGACATCGACCGCCTCGGCCTGTTCGCCGCGCCCACCGAGGAGCTGCACGGTCTGCGCCGGCCGAAGGAGTCGCACGTCAGCACCGCGCCGGACCGCACCCTGCACGAGGCCGCCAAGTGGTGCCGGCTGGCCCTCGGCGGCAACCCGACCGCGATGGAACTGGTGTGGCTCCCGGACGACCTGTACGAGGTGCGCACCCCGCTCGGCGACGAGCTCATCGGCATCCGCTCGGCTTTCCTGTGCGCCAAGCGGGTCAGGGACGCCTACCTCGGGTACGCCACCCAGCAGTTCCGGCGGCTGGAGGCACGCGGTGACGGGTCGTTCTCCGCCGACACCCGCAAGCGGACCGCGAAGCACGCCCGGCATCTCAAACGGCTGTGCGGGCAGGGCCTGGAGCTCTACACCACCGGGCGGCTGGCGATCCGCGTCGAGGACCCGGACGAGTACCACGCCTTCGGCGAGCGTGTCGCCGCCGATCCGTCCCTCGCCCTGCCCCTGCTCAGGTATTACGAGGACGCCTTCGACGAAGGCCCCACGGTGCTGCCGGACGAACCCGACGAGGCGCCGGTCGAGGCCTGGCTGCGGCGGGTCCGCGCCCACTTCCTCGCCGAGGCGCAGAACTCAGCCGTCGGGGCGTAG